In Chionomys nivalis chromosome 24, mChiNiv1.1, whole genome shotgun sequence, one genomic interval encodes:
- the Sfrp2 gene encoding secreted frizzled-related protein 2 gives MPRGPGSLLLLVLASHCCLGSARGLFLFGQPDFSYKRSNCKPIPANLQLCHGIEYQNMRLPNLLGHETMKEVLEQAGAWIPLVMKQCHPDTKKFLCSLFAPVCLDDLDETIQPCHSLCVQVKDRCAPVMSAFGFPWPDMLECDRFPQDNDLCIPLASSDHLLPATEEAPKVCEACKTKNEDDNDIMETLCKNDFALKIKVKEITYINRDTKIILETKSKTIYKLNGVSERDLKKSVLWLKDSLQCTCEEMNDINAPYLVMGQKQGGELVITSVKRWQKGQREFKRISRSIRKLQC, from the exons ATGCCGCGGGGCCCTGGCTCGCTGCTACTGCTAGTCCTTGCCTCGCACTGCTGCCTGGGCTCGGCGCGTGGGCTCTTCCTCTTCGGCCAGCCCGACTTCTCCTACAAGCGCAGCAACTGCAAGCCCATCCCGGCCAACCTGCAGCTCTGCCACGGCATCGAGTACCAGAACATGCGGCTGCCCAACCTGCTGGGCCACGAGACCATGAAGGAGGTGCTGGAGCAGGCGGGAGCCTGGATTCCGCTGGTTATGAAGCAGTGCCACCCAGACACCAAGAAGTTCCTGTGCTCGCTCTTTGCCCCTGTCTGCCTAGATGACCTAGATGAGACTATCCAGCCGTGCCACTCTCTCTGCGTGCAGGTGAAGGATCGCTGTGCCCCGGTCATGTCCGCCTTCGGCTTCCCCTGGCCCGACATGCTGGAATGCGACCGTTTCCCGCAGGACAACGACCTCTGCATCCCCCTCGCTAGCAGCGACCACCTCCTGCCGGCGACAGAGGAAG CTCCGAAGGTGTGTGAAGCCTGCAAGACTAAAAACGAAGATGACAACGATATCATGGAAACGCTTTGTAAAAATGATTTTG CACTGAAAATCAAAGTGAAGGAGATAACCTACATCAACAGAGACACCAAAATCATCCTGGAAACCAAGAGCAAGACCATTTACAAGCTGAACGGTGTGTCTGAAAGGGACCTGAAGAAATCGGTGCTGTGGCTCAAAGACAGCCTGCAGTGCACCTGTGAGGAGATGAACGACATCAACGCGCCCTACCTGGTCATGGGACAGAAGCAGGGTGGGGAGCTGGTGATCACCTCGGTGAAACGGTGGCAGAAGGGCCAGCGAGAATTCAAGCGCATCTCCCGCAGCATCCGCAAGCTGCAATGCTAG